One window of Arthrobacter oryzae genomic DNA carries:
- a CDS encoding SURF1 family protein, producing MLKTALKPRWIAGLVFAIVISGVFVLLSQWQFGRSTQPEAPVSSGTEESKPLISVLQPGDFFLGSVADQMVTAKGTYDPDKQVLVPGRLNGGATGYWVVSAFAVQDAPVLSGVGASPRTWIPVARGWVADTAEAGPPPSGVIELTGRLLPSEAPLPNTAPESGFATAVSVAELINVWEVSSYPGFVAATSEVAGGSDVSAAAAGSELKPLRIGPQPPAQQVNWLNLFYSVEWIVFAGFALFIWWRMVKDDYRRDLEDDEDDDHGQHHDNSGPPEQSSPSEQKVQP from the coding sequence ACTGCCCTCAAACCCCGCTGGATCGCAGGCCTGGTGTTTGCGATCGTTATTTCCGGGGTTTTCGTGCTGCTGAGCCAGTGGCAATTCGGCAGGTCAACCCAGCCGGAGGCGCCTGTTTCGTCCGGCACTGAGGAGAGCAAGCCGCTCATCTCGGTACTGCAGCCGGGTGACTTCTTCCTCGGCTCCGTGGCGGACCAGATGGTCACCGCCAAAGGAACCTACGATCCCGACAAACAGGTGCTGGTTCCGGGCCGCCTCAACGGCGGCGCCACTGGCTATTGGGTTGTCTCGGCGTTTGCGGTCCAGGATGCCCCCGTCCTCAGCGGCGTTGGCGCATCACCCCGGACATGGATCCCGGTGGCGCGCGGATGGGTGGCCGATACGGCGGAAGCCGGGCCGCCGCCGTCGGGCGTTATTGAACTGACCGGACGGCTCCTGCCGTCCGAGGCGCCGCTGCCCAACACCGCCCCCGAAAGCGGATTCGCGACTGCGGTGTCCGTGGCCGAACTGATCAACGTCTGGGAAGTCAGCAGCTATCCGGGGTTCGTCGCCGCCACGTCCGAGGTGGCCGGAGGCTCCGACGTCAGCGCCGCGGCTGCCGGCAGCGAGCTAAAGCCCCTGCGCATCGGCCCGCAGCCCCCGGCCCAGCAGGTGAACTGGCTAAACCTCTTCTACTCCGTGGAGTGGATTGTGTTCGCCGGCTTCGCGCTGTTCATCTGGTGGCGCATGGTGAAGGACGACTACCGTCGGGACCTTGAGGACGACGAGGACGACGACCACGGCCAGCACCATGACAATTCCGGCCCTCCCGAGCAATCCAGCCCTTCCGAACAAAAGGTACAGCCATGA
- a CDS encoding DUF3817 domain-containing protein, which produces MIDPKPAIQPQPSQTSASRPGSGTGKPGKKRRFGGTEAQIRSALKFYKVLAYLTGGMLLLLCAELVARYAFGQYLFAGGTNAVTGQPFGIGFADAEPQGVLGGVNLSVAVLIVHGWMYVVYLMSNFRLWSLMRWPFAKLIVLALGGVVPFLSFFVEKKFHAEVEAELAANPQASKRY; this is translated from the coding sequence ATGATCGACCCCAAGCCGGCCATCCAGCCACAGCCGTCTCAGACCAGCGCATCGCGCCCCGGTTCAGGCACCGGAAAACCGGGCAAGAAGCGTAGGTTTGGCGGCACCGAAGCCCAGATCCGTTCGGCCCTGAAGTTTTACAAAGTCCTCGCATACCTCACGGGCGGGATGCTCCTGCTGCTGTGCGCAGAACTGGTTGCCCGCTACGCGTTCGGCCAGTACCTGTTCGCAGGCGGAACCAACGCCGTGACCGGCCAGCCGTTCGGTATCGGGTTTGCCGACGCTGAGCCGCAGGGCGTGCTGGGGGGAGTGAACCTCTCGGTGGCGGTACTGATTGTGCACGGCTGGATGTACGTCGTGTACCTGATGTCCAACTTCCGCCTGTGGTCGCTGATGCGGTGGCCGTTCGCGAAGCTGATCGTCCTGGCCCTGGGCGGTGTGGTTCCGTTCCTCTCTTTCTTTGTCGAGAAGAAGTTCCACGCAGAGGTCGAGGCCGAACTCGCCGCCAATCCGCAGGCATCAAAGCGCTACTGA